One window from the genome of Ammoniphilus sp. CFH 90114 encodes:
- the ileS gene encoding isoleucine--tRNA ligase → MDYSKTLNLPKTDFPMRGNLPTREPEMQAWWDEIDIYSKVQERTAGRPKFILHDGPPYANGDIHIGHALNKVIKDMIVRYKSMNGFDAPYVPGWDTHGLPIEHAIIKNEKIDRHKVGTAEFRERCAEYAYSYIDRQRGQFMRLGVRGDWQNPYITLKPEYEARQIRVFGEMAKKGYIYKGLKAVYWSPSSETALAEAEIEYQDKRSASIYVKFPVVDGKGKLEENMKVVIWTTTPWTIPANLAIAINPELEYAVVEAAGEQLVLASGLVEAVAKTVGWEEYTVVKTFKGEELEGVVCHHPFYDRTSPLLLGDHVTLDAGTGCVHTAPGHGEEDFNLGQKYGLAVLCPVDDKGNFTKEAPGFEGLFYDDANKVITEKLKEVGALLHLNFITHQYPHDWRSKQPVIYRATEQWFASIDGFREQLLNSIKEVKWIPAWGEQRLHNMVADRNDWCISRQRVWGVPIPMFYCRDCNTEIINDQTIDHVANLFRQEGSQAWFTKDISELVPADLKCPECGTKEFRKETDIMDVWFDSGSSHEAVLNERDDLAWPADLYLEGSDQYRGWFNSSLSTSVAVHGRAPYKGVLSHGFVLDGEGRKMSKSLGNVVIPAEVMNKLGADILRLWVASVDYTADVRISDKIMTQIAESYRKIRNTFRFLLGNLEGFDPTTDRVEFKNFPELDQYVWIKMQQVIEQALKSYDQYQFHSVLHAVHNFCTIDLSQFYLDVSKDRLYTEGPKSEERRAAQTLMYDLLVSLVKLTAPILPHTADEVWKYIPGMETLSAQLTDMPKPQAEVMNAELVAKWDQFLELRDDVLKALEEARKEKVIGHSLGASVHLYPDSETAALLAKFDRLDELFIVSEVNAHEDQVPETAVKFEKLAVLVKQAEGEKCERCWIVTPEVGQVEEHPTICPRCASVIKEHY, encoded by the coding sequence ATGGATTATAGTAAGACACTGAATTTACCCAAGACAGATTTTCCCATGCGTGGAAATCTGCCTACTCGTGAGCCTGAGATGCAGGCTTGGTGGGATGAAATAGATATTTATAGTAAAGTGCAGGAACGGACAGCCGGCAGACCTAAGTTTATCCTTCATGATGGGCCTCCATATGCCAACGGAGATATTCATATTGGACATGCTTTAAATAAAGTGATAAAGGATATGATTGTCCGATACAAGTCCATGAACGGATTTGATGCACCTTATGTTCCAGGTTGGGATACGCACGGCTTGCCTATTGAGCATGCCATCATTAAGAATGAAAAAATTGACCGTCATAAGGTAGGGACAGCAGAATTCAGAGAGCGTTGTGCGGAGTATGCTTACTCCTATATTGACAGGCAGCGTGGACAGTTTATGCGCTTGGGTGTTAGAGGAGACTGGCAGAATCCATATATTACATTAAAGCCAGAATACGAAGCAAGACAGATTCGTGTCTTTGGTGAAATGGCCAAAAAAGGCTATATCTATAAAGGGTTAAAAGCTGTATACTGGTCCCCTTCATCTGAAACGGCTTTAGCTGAAGCTGAAATTGAGTACCAAGATAAGCGTTCCGCTTCCATTTATGTTAAATTCCCGGTAGTGGATGGAAAAGGAAAGCTAGAAGAGAATATGAAGGTGGTCATCTGGACGACCACACCATGGACGATTCCTGCGAATCTTGCTATTGCCATTAACCCAGAACTGGAATATGCGGTTGTCGAAGCAGCAGGTGAACAATTGGTACTGGCTTCTGGTTTAGTTGAAGCGGTAGCGAAAACGGTAGGATGGGAAGAGTATACGGTAGTAAAAACCTTTAAGGGTGAAGAGTTGGAGGGTGTTGTTTGTCATCATCCATTCTATGACCGTACTTCTCCATTATTGCTTGGAGACCATGTTACCTTGGATGCAGGGACCGGTTGTGTACACACAGCACCTGGACATGGTGAAGAAGACTTTAATTTAGGACAGAAGTATGGGCTGGCTGTTCTCTGCCCAGTTGATGATAAAGGTAACTTTACGAAGGAAGCTCCAGGATTCGAAGGCTTGTTCTATGATGATGCGAATAAGGTCATTACAGAAAAGCTGAAAGAAGTAGGAGCCCTACTTCACTTGAATTTTATTACTCACCAATATCCACATGACTGGCGTAGTAAGCAACCCGTCATTTACCGAGCAACAGAACAGTGGTTTGCCTCTATTGATGGCTTCCGTGAACAATTGTTAAACTCCATCAAAGAGGTAAAATGGATTCCTGCTTGGGGAGAACAGCGTCTCCATAACATGGTAGCAGATCGTAACGATTGGTGTATTTCCCGTCAGAGAGTATGGGGAGTTCCCATTCCCATGTTCTATTGCCGAGATTGTAATACAGAGATCATTAATGATCAAACCATTGACCATGTGGCTAACCTATTCCGTCAAGAAGGATCACAAGCATGGTTTACAAAAGATATTTCTGAGCTTGTTCCAGCCGATCTTAAGTGTCCTGAATGTGGAACGAAGGAGTTCCGTAAGGAAACAGATATCATGGATGTATGGTTTGATTCTGGTTCAAGTCATGAAGCTGTGTTAAATGAAAGAGATGATTTGGCTTGGCCAGCTGACTTGTACTTAGAAGGATCCGACCAGTACCGTGGTTGGTTCAACTCTTCTTTATCAACATCCGTTGCTGTTCACGGACGTGCCCCATACAAAGGAGTCCTAAGTCACGGCTTTGTTCTTGATGGGGAAGGCAGAAAGATGTCTAAATCCCTTGGTAATGTTGTGATTCCTGCTGAAGTGATGAATAAGCTTGGAGCAGATATTCTTCGTTTATGGGTTGCTTCTGTTGACTATACAGCTGATGTAAGAATCTCTGATAAAATTATGACTCAGATTGCTGAGTCATACCGTAAAATTAGGAACACATTCCGTTTTCTATTAGGAAACCTAGAAGGCTTTGATCCTACAACGGACAGAGTTGAATTTAAAAACTTCCCGGAACTTGATCAATATGTTTGGATTAAGATGCAACAAGTGATTGAACAAGCATTGAAGTCCTATGATCAGTATCAGTTCCATTCGGTGCTCCATGCCGTACACAATTTCTGCACCATTGACTTGAGTCAGTTCTATCTCGATGTCTCTAAAGATCGTCTTTACACAGAAGGTCCTAAGTCGGAAGAGAGACGAGCGGCTCAGACCTTGATGTATGATTTGTTAGTTTCATTGGTGAAACTTACGGCTCCTATTCTTCCTCATACGGCAGATGAAGTCTGGAAGTATATTCCGGGAATGGAGACGTTAAGCGCACAGCTTACTGATATGCCTAAGCCTCAAGCCGAAGTTATGAATGCTGAGCTCGTAGCGAAGTGGGATCAGTTCCTTGAGCTCCGTGACGATGTTCTTAAGGCATTAGAAGAAGCTCGTAAGGAAAAGGTAATTGGTCACTCACTAGGAGCGTCTGTTCATCTCTACCCAGATTCAGAAACTGCTGCTCTACTAGCGAAGTTTGATCGTTTGGATGAATTATTTATCGTTTCTGAAGTGAATGCCCATGAGGATCAAGTACCAGAAACGGCAGTGAAGTTTGAAAAGCTAGCTGTATTGGTCAAACAAGCTGAAGGGGAAAAGTGTGAGCGCTGCTGGATCGTAACTCCTGAAGTGGGACAAGTTGAGGAGCATCCAACGATCTGCCCTCGCTGTGCAAGTGTAATAAAAGAGCATTATTAA
- a CDS encoding YggS family pyridoxal phosphate-dependent enzyme has translation MQDIQIAYHNVKSRIEEACSRVNRNPRDVSIIAVTKYVSMETTQAALNQGISHIGESRVQDAVPKWELLGEQATWHFIGHLQTNKVKDVVGRFSYIHSLDRLSLAEEIEKRSRQKGLVTNCLVQVNISGEETKFGLKPNQVLEFVKETSKMKYINLCGLMTMAPYELVPEQTRSVFRQLRELRTELNGLQLPRVQLEHLSMGMSNDFEVAIEEGATFIRLGSVLVGNEKN, from the coding sequence TTGCAGGATATCCAGATTGCTTACCATAACGTAAAAAGCAGAATTGAAGAAGCATGTTCACGTGTGAATCGAAATCCAAGGGATGTAAGTATTATAGCGGTGACTAAATATGTAAGCATGGAGACCACTCAAGCAGCCCTTAATCAGGGAATCTCTCACATTGGGGAAAGTCGTGTTCAAGACGCTGTCCCCAAGTGGGAATTGCTTGGTGAACAAGCCACTTGGCATTTCATTGGCCATTTGCAGACGAATAAAGTTAAAGATGTCGTAGGTCGATTTTCGTATATTCACTCTCTTGATCGCCTCTCTCTTGCAGAAGAGATTGAAAAGCGAAGCAGGCAAAAAGGATTAGTAACTAATTGCTTAGTTCAAGTCAATATATCAGGAGAAGAGACAAAATTCGGTCTAAAGCCGAATCAAGTGTTGGAATTTGTCAAAGAAACAAGTAAGATGAAATATATAAACTTATGTGGATTAATGACGATGGCTCCCTATGAATTGGTACCAGAACAGACCCGCTCGGTTTTTAGGCAGTTGAGAGAACTTCGAACAGAATTAAATGGGTTGCAACTGCCTCGTGTCCAACTAGAACATTTATCTATGGGAATGTCGAATGATTTTGAAGTTGCTATAGAAGAGGGAGCCACCTTTATTCGTTTAGGTTCAGTCCTGGTAGGAAATGAAAAAAACTAG
- the pgeF gene encoding peptidoglycan editing factor PgeF — protein MEPFVLEQETSLLRIMDWEKQFPGLVAGFTTRKGGVSSFPFESMNCGLHVGDECQSVVENRKQLCSTLQFPFEGWTCADQVHGNQIAVVTKSESGRGRMSMEDAIPGTDGIVTLEEDVLLTSFYADCVPLLVIDPVQKVAGIAHAGWKGTAAIISQKIVETISNQLGAKKENLRVAIGPSIGGCCYEVDDRVINRLVENLSPGTKGDWLKDKGNGKYDVDLKLVNYYLFIQAGIPPEQIQVSSWCTRCRNDLFFSYRADGGKTGRMAAFLGWRK, from the coding sequence TTGGAGCCATTTGTTTTGGAACAGGAGACTTCCCTACTTCGAATCATGGATTGGGAAAAGCAATTTCCAGGTCTTGTAGCAGGTTTTACAACCCGTAAGGGTGGGGTGAGCTCCTTTCCATTCGAGTCGATGAACTGCGGACTTCATGTTGGGGATGAGTGTCAGTCTGTTGTTGAAAATAGAAAACAATTATGTAGTACGTTACAGTTCCCTTTCGAGGGTTGGACTTGTGCCGATCAGGTTCATGGTAACCAAATTGCGGTCGTTACGAAATCGGAGTCTGGGCGAGGAAGAATGTCCATGGAAGATGCGATTCCTGGAACAGACGGAATCGTAACTTTGGAGGAAGACGTCTTACTAACCTCTTTTTATGCTGACTGTGTTCCTTTACTTGTCATTGATCCTGTTCAGAAGGTGGCTGGAATTGCCCATGCAGGTTGGAAAGGAACAGCGGCAATTATTTCCCAGAAAATTGTCGAAACGATATCGAATCAATTAGGAGCAAAAAAGGAAAATTTGCGAGTCGCTATCGGACCTTCTATTGGAGGTTGCTGCTATGAGGTAGACGACAGAGTTATTAATCGTCTTGTAGAAAACCTATCCCCAGGCACTAAGGGAGATTGGTTAAAGGATAAAGGAAATGGAAAATACGATGTTGATTTAAAACTAGTTAATTATTATCTGTTCATCCAAGCAGGGATCCCTCCTGAACAAATTCAAGTCAGTTCATGGTGTACTAGATGTCGGAATGATTTGTTCTTTTCCTATCGTGCAGATGGTGGCAAGACGGGAAGAATGGCGGCTTTTCTTGGATGGCGAAAGTGA
- the sigE gene encoding RNA polymerase sporulation sigma factor SigE has protein sequence MITRVRLMMQLMWFRLLLLLGVKAEEVYYIGGSEALPPPLSREEEEYLLGKLPKGDAAVKAMLIERNLRLVVYIARKFENTGINIEDLVSIGTIGLIKAVNTFDPEKKIKLATYASRCIENEILMFLRRNSKLKSEVSFDEPLNIDWDGNELLLSDVLGTENDTIYRDLEDQVDRKLLYKALDKLSERERTIMELRFGLNGQEEKTQKDVADMLGISQSYISRLEKRIIKRLRKEFNKMV, from the coding sequence ATGATTACTCGGGTTAGATTAATGATGCAACTTATGTGGTTTCGACTTTTACTATTATTAGGTGTAAAAGCCGAAGAAGTTTATTATATCGGTGGAAGCGAAGCACTGCCCCCTCCGCTGAGTAGAGAGGAAGAAGAATATCTTCTCGGCAAGCTGCCTAAGGGTGATGCAGCGGTTAAAGCCATGCTTATTGAACGAAACTTACGTCTCGTTGTCTACATTGCTAGAAAGTTCGAAAATACTGGGATTAACATAGAAGACCTTGTGAGTATTGGTACGATAGGTTTAATTAAAGCGGTTAACACCTTTGATCCAGAAAAGAAAATTAAATTAGCCACCTATGCTTCACGTTGTATTGAAAATGAAATCTTGATGTTTCTACGACGCAATAGCAAGCTTAAGTCTGAAGTATCCTTCGATGAACCCCTCAATATTGATTGGGATGGAAATGAATTATTACTTTCTGACGTATTGGGAACGGAAAACGATACCATTTATCGTGATCTAGAAGATCAAGTAGATCGTAAACTTTTGTATAAAGCATTAGATAAATTGTCAGAACGAGAGCGCACAATAATGGAACTGCGCTTTGGGCTTAATGGTCAGGAAGAAAAGACACAAAAGGATGTTGCGGATATGTTGGGAATATCACAGTCTTACATATCTCGACTTGAAAAACGAATTATAAAGCGTTTGAGAAAGGAATTTAATAAGATGGTTTAA
- a CDS encoding RNA-binding protein, with product MSLYEHFRPEERPFIERAIDWLEQVDQQHHHRRTDFLDPRQIYILRNLSSRFQNLTLSSFGGYASAERCRVLIHQDYWLPEEEDYSLVAFEVTSPSPGFGQLKHKDFLGSLTGIGLKRDKYGDILVHSDSAQLIVAAEIADYVRLQLNQVHRLSVSLEQIRLGEITPLIEEWKATHLTVSSTRADVVAGDVFRLSRSKILPPIRAGHLKVNWMVVDSPSFQIREGDIVSLRGYGRFKVLKEEGMTRKGNIRLEIGLLLN from the coding sequence ATGAGTTTGTATGAGCATTTTAGGCCAGAAGAAAGACCCTTCATCGAACGAGCAATAGATTGGCTAGAACAAGTAGACCAGCAACACCATCACCGTCGTACGGATTTTTTGGATCCCAGGCAGATATATATTCTACGGAACTTGTCTAGCCGATTTCAGAATCTAACGTTATCTTCTTTTGGTGGTTATGCTTCTGCGGAGAGGTGCCGAGTCTTGATTCATCAGGACTACTGGTTGCCAGAGGAAGAAGATTACTCCCTAGTGGCTTTTGAAGTAACAAGTCCATCCCCAGGTTTTGGTCAATTGAAACATAAGGACTTCTTGGGTTCATTGACAGGGATTGGATTGAAACGGGACAAGTATGGAGATATTCTTGTTCATTCTGACTCCGCCCAGCTTATTGTAGCTGCAGAGATTGCTGATTATGTTCGATTGCAATTAAACCAAGTCCATCGGTTATCCGTATCCTTAGAACAGATAAGGCTGGGTGAGATTACTCCACTCATTGAAGAATGGAAGGCGACTCATCTCACTGTTTCATCTACGCGAGCGGATGTAGTAGCTGGTGACGTGTTTCGCCTCTCCCGATCTAAGATCCTTCCTCCGATCCGTGCAGGTCATCTGAAGGTGAATTGGATGGTAGTAGATAGCCCTTCCTTCCAGATTAGAGAAGGTGACATCGTATCTTTAAGAGGTTATGGAAGGTTTAAGGTGTTGAAAGAAGAAGGAATGACACGAAAAGGAAATATACGATTAGAAATTGGTCTGCTTTTGAATTGA
- a CDS encoding cell division protein SepF, with protein MGVLNKIMGYLGLSGEETYEDYPDRAQQKQDIEPEEPVSMNKKGRNNVVSLQHAKEQVKMVLVEPRSYEEVQDIADHLRSRRPVIINLQRVNPEQGKRIIDFLSGTVYALNGDIQKVGLNIFMCAPDNVDIHGTISELLMNEDTYPR; from the coding sequence GTGGGAGTGTTGAACAAGATCATGGGTTATTTAGGTCTCTCAGGGGAGGAGACCTACGAGGATTATCCAGACCGAGCGCAACAAAAGCAAGATATAGAACCGGAAGAGCCGGTATCTATGAACAAAAAAGGACGGAACAATGTTGTAAGTCTTCAACACGCTAAAGAGCAAGTGAAGATGGTGCTAGTGGAACCTAGATCCTATGAAGAAGTTCAGGACATAGCAGATCATTTGCGCTCTAGAAGGCCGGTCATCATTAACCTACAGAGAGTGAATCCAGAGCAAGGGAAACGTATTATCGATTTCTTAAGCGGTACGGTTTATGCGTTGAATGGCGACATCCAAAAGGTAGGTTTGAATATTTTTATGTGTGCACCTGATAATGTAGATATTCACGGAACCATTTCTGAATTGTTAATGAATGAGGATACATATCCCAGATAA
- a CDS encoding YggT family protein produces MVETLETVIRFALQIYTFMIFGYILMSWIPQLRDSALGDFLSRVVEPYLRPFKQIIPPIGMLDISPIVALFTLYFAEEGMIYLLYLLLT; encoded by the coding sequence TTGGTAGAAACGTTGGAAACGGTCATACGCTTTGCGTTGCAAATCTACACATTTATGATTTTCGGATACATTCTTATGTCCTGGATACCACAATTGAGAGATTCAGCTTTAGGAGATTTTCTGAGCAGGGTCGTAGAGCCTTACTTGCGTCCATTTAAACAGATTATTCCACCTATCGGAATGTTGGATATTTCCCCCATCGTAGCACTTTTTACTTTGTATTTCGCAGAAGAGGGAATGATTTACCTTCTATATCTATTATTAACGTAA
- a CDS encoding DivIVA domain-containing protein → MALTPLDIHNKEFSKAFRGYDEDEVNEFLDQIIKDMEILIKEKRELEEKVGAITERLNHFTNIEETLSKSILVAQETAEEVKNNARKESQLIIKEAEKNADRIINEALSKSRKVVMEIEELKKKAAVYRIRFRSLLEAQLEMLDSGDWERFEKIEEELISEKE, encoded by the coding sequence GTGGCATTGACTCCATTAGATATTCATAATAAGGAATTTAGTAAAGCCTTTCGTGGGTATGATGAAGATGAAGTAAACGAGTTTCTGGATCAAATTATTAAAGATATGGAGATCTTAATTAAAGAAAAGCGCGAATTAGAAGAAAAAGTAGGTGCCATTACGGAGCGCTTAAATCATTTCACGAATATAGAAGAAACCTTGAGTAAGTCCATTCTCGTTGCTCAAGAAACGGCTGAAGAAGTAAAAAATAATGCTCGGAAAGAATCGCAACTGATTATCAAGGAAGCTGAGAAAAATGCGGATCGAATTATTAATGAAGCATTATCAAAATCTCGAAAAGTAGTAATGGAGATAGAGGAATTAAAGAAAAAAGCGGCCGTTTACCGTATCCGATTCCGCAGCTTGTTAGAAGCACAGTTAGAGATGCTAGATAGCGGGGACTGGGAAAGGTTCGAGAAAATAGAAGAAGAACTTATTTCGGAAAAAGAGTAA
- a CDS encoding YlmC/YmxH family sporulation protein, with the protein MMKISEFQTKDVVNVLDGRRLGQVTDLEINLKLGQIDAIVVPGHGKFLGFFGGGSDLVIPWRNIIKIGKDVVLVRLEETHYKEQKQLEEEGYKPY; encoded by the coding sequence ATGATGAAAATTTCTGAGTTCCAAACCAAAGATGTGGTCAATGTTTTAGATGGAAGAAGACTGGGTCAGGTTACGGATTTGGAAATTAATTTGAAACTTGGCCAAATTGATGCAATTGTCGTACCCGGTCATGGAAAATTCCTTGGGTTCTTCGGTGGGGGAAGCGATTTAGTTATCCCTTGGAGAAATATAATCAAAATAGGTAAAGACGTTGTGCTTGTCCGTTTAGAAGAAACCCATTATAAGGAACAGAAGCAATTGGAGGAAGAAGGCTATAAGCCTTACTAG
- the sigG gene encoding RNA polymerase sporulation sigma factor SigG, protein MTRNKVEICGVDTSKLPVLTNKEMRELFVELQSGNYQAREKLVNGNLRLVLSVIQRFNNRGEYVDDLFQVGCIGLMKAIDNFDLGQNVKFSTYAVPMIIGEIRRYLRDNNPIRVSRSLRDIAYKALQIRDSLTNRNSREPTIYEISEALNVPKEDVVFALDAIQDPVSLFEPIYQDGGDPIYVMDQISDERNKDIQWVEEIALREAMHRLNDREKLILSMRFFEGKTQMEVAEEIGISQAQVSRLEKAAISQMQKHVQ, encoded by the coding sequence GTGACACGAAACAAAGTCGAGATTTGTGGCGTAGATACTTCTAAATTACCTGTATTAACGAATAAGGAGATGCGGGAACTTTTTGTTGAGCTACAAAGTGGGAATTACCAAGCCAGGGAAAAACTGGTTAATGGAAATCTACGTTTGGTGTTAAGTGTAATACAGCGTTTTAACAACAGAGGTGAGTATGTTGACGATTTGTTCCAAGTTGGATGTATAGGGCTAATGAAAGCCATTGATAACTTTGACCTTGGACAAAACGTGAAGTTCTCCACCTATGCTGTTCCTATGATTATCGGAGAAATTCGTCGTTATCTTCGTGATAACAATCCCATTCGTGTATCTCGTTCTCTTAGGGATATCGCCTACAAGGCACTGCAGATTCGGGATTCATTAACCAACAGGAATTCTCGTGAACCCACCATTTATGAAATTTCGGAGGCACTCAATGTCCCGAAAGAAGATGTCGTGTTCGCATTGGATGCGATTCAGGATCCAGTGTCTTTATTTGAACCGATCTATCAGGATGGCGGAGACCCCATTTATGTTATGGATCAGATCAGCGATGAGAGGAATAAAGACATCCAATGGGTTGAAGAAATTGCTTTGCGAGAAGCTATGCACCGGTTAAATGACCGTGAGAAACTCATCTTATCTATGCGGTTCTTTGAAGGAAAAACGCAGATGGAAGTTGCAGAGGAAATTGGAATTTCCCAAGCTCAAGTATCACGATTAGAGAAGGCAGCCATTTCTCAAATGCAAAAACACGTACAATAG